The DNA region AGGCAGCGGTCCTATGGATCACGCATTTATATTGAATTAAGATCACATGGAGGAATACACAATGGAAAACATCAAGCAGAAATTTGACGGATATGCAGATCAGTACGATCTGTGGTTCAAGGAGAACTCCAACCTATTTGAGAGCGAACTCAGACTCTTCAAAAAGGTGCTGGGTGACTATTCAGGCAAGAAAATGTTATCGGTAGGCTGCGGCAGCGGTCTTTTTGAGAGCTTCATCGACAGCTCAAATATCGAAGGTATCGAGCCCTCAAAGGATATGGGACAGATAGCTGAAAAGCGCGGCGTCAACGTTATTTGCTACGGACTTATCGAGGATATCGACCTGCCCGAAAAAAAGTACGATATCATCTATTTCAACGGCAGTTCAAGCTATATGGAAGACCTGACTCCCGTATACAAGAAGAGCCTTGCAGCCATTAAAGAAGGCGGCAAGCTGATACTTCTCGATGTTCCAAAGGAGAGCGCATTCGGATTTATGTATCTGCTTGGCAAGAGCCTTGGAACCTATGACCACGAGTATCTCAAGGGAACAATGCCGGGACTTCCCTACCCCATCGAACTGGCTTCATCGGGTGTATGGCATTCCACCGAGGAGAAGATAGGCGTTCTCAAAGATCTGGGTGTAACAAAATTCTCCTTCTACCAGACCCTTGTGAAGAACCCCATGTACACCAACGAAGAACCCGAAGAGGTTTCCGAGGGCTACAAGAGCGGCGGATATGTTGCGATAATCGCTGAAAAATAAGGTGCTCACGATGTCGAAGTTATCCGAAAAATTATATGAAAGAGCCAAGCCGCTTTGGGACAAAGAATCGGAAAATGAATTCGTTGCCGCAATGGCTGAGGGAACTCTTGAAGAAGAAAAGTACCGTGCCTATATGCTGCAGGACTACTTTTATCTGATAGACTATATTGATATACTGGAATGGATGCACGGACAGGCAGAGGATAATGAGGTCGCAGAGTTTTTGAAAAACGCCGCTGACAGCACACGGTATGAAAAGGACACTGTCCATATCCCAAACATGAAAAAACTGGGCATATCTGACGAAGAAATAAGCGTTGCCAAAAAAGCTCCCGACAGCGAGGAATACCTGAACTATATGATGGGCAAAGCCCGTGAAAGCCTGGTATACGGTATTACAGCCCTTTTACAGTGTTCATGGAGCTATGCCTACATCGCAAAGAAAGTTTCTGACAGGTACGGTGACAAGCTTAAAAGTTCACCTTATTCGGAATGGTTCAGCGCATACACATCTGACGAATATCAGGAAGCAAATCAGCGCTGGATAGATATCCTTGACCGCGTTGTGCAGGATATCTCATCTGCGGAAGAAGAAAAGCTGTGCATGATATTTGAAAAATGTGCTCATTATGAGACACGTTTCTGGAATATATTCATTTCGGTCAAACCATAAGAACAGACCCTAAGCTGTGGAGCGAACAAACGCTCCGCAGCTTTTTTTCACGACATTCCTCGATATCAAAACAAACGCTCCAAATGTAACATTTTGTAAAATTATTGATAATTCTATGAATTGTTATTATATTCAATCAATTTTTACCTAAGA from Ruminococcus albus AD2013 includes:
- a CDS encoding class I SAM-dependent DNA methyltransferase, which codes for MENIKQKFDGYADQYDLWFKENSNLFESELRLFKKVLGDYSGKKMLSVGCGSGLFESFIDSSNIEGIEPSKDMGQIAEKRGVNVICYGLIEDIDLPEKKYDIIYFNGSSSYMEDLTPVYKKSLAAIKEGGKLILLDVPKESAFGFMYLLGKSLGTYDHEYLKGTMPGLPYPIELASSGVWHSTEEKIGVLKDLGVTKFSFYQTLVKNPMYTNEEPEEVSEGYKSGGYVAIIAEK
- a CDS encoding TenA family protein; translation: MSKLSEKLYERAKPLWDKESENEFVAAMAEGTLEEEKYRAYMLQDYFYLIDYIDILEWMHGQAEDNEVAEFLKNAADSTRYEKDTVHIPNMKKLGISDEEISVAKKAPDSEEYLNYMMGKARESLVYGITALLQCSWSYAYIAKKVSDRYGDKLKSSPYSEWFSAYTSDEYQEANQRWIDILDRVVQDISSAEEEKLCMIFEKCAHYETRFWNIFISVKP